The window CCCCTGCGCCAGCATTGCGCCGTGTTCCGCAAGACGCGGCTCGACTGCCGAAAGCCATTGCGGATCGGCCGGCTGGCCGCGATCCTGCGCATCCGAAAGCAACCGGTTACGTTCGCGCAAGGCGGCTTCATACCGGCTTGCATGTCCGGCATGGGCAGGATCGAGCGCCAGCGCCATCCGGTCGAGGAACCGCCGCCGTGCGCCTGCGCTGTCGGTAAACAACCGGTCCATTGCCGGCGTGAGCCAGCTTAGAGAAAGCCATTCGCCAAGCGCCAGGGCGCTGGCGGCCGCGCTGTTGATGCGCACCAATCGCCGGGTCGGTTGCGCGGCCTCGGTCTGGGTACCCAGCCGCACGGGGTCGCCGCCATCATCTGTTTGCAGGGTAGCCCCTACGGCAAATCCGCCCGCACCGCGCTGCTCAGCCATATCTGGCAACATCGCGCGGCGTAGCCCGCGCCCAGGTGCCAGCAGCGAGATTGCCTCCAATACGTTGGTTTTTCCCGCACCGTTTTCCCCGATCAGCAGGTTGAAGCGCCGCGTGTCGTCGAGAGTGGTCGCGCTATGATTGCGAAAGCGCGCGAGGCTGATCTGGGTAAGTGCCATGAGGGCGTTCGAGATAGGAGCAGCAAACCGAAATCGCCAGCGAAACCATGCTGGCTGCCAAACGGGCAAACTTAACAAACCAAAAGTTGGTGCAAATCACCGATTGTTTGTATTTTCATTGACGATCGATGAATAAGTTTGTCAGGAACCCTTTGATAACGCGCGATTTACCGAAACTGGCACGGCCCGTGCAAAGTATCCGGTGTCCAGCCAGTCCCGGCCAGACAGTTTAACAAAGGAGACTTTCCATGACCGCATTCTCGAACCGCATCACCGCTGCCGTAGGCTCGCTCGCAATTTCCGCCGTTCTTTTGGCAACTGCAATTCTGCCGGCCACACAAAGCGTCGCCAATAGCGGAATGATCGCATGAACCAGCTGAACCACAACGCGGGCGGCGGTGCGCCGTCCGACCGTACCGGATCGAATAGCCACAGGTTTACGCTCGACAAGCGAAACGCGAAACTGGCCGGGGTCTGCTCCGGCATCGCACGATACTTCGAAGTGGATGCCACGATGGTCCGGATCGGGTTTGTCGCAGGAACGCTGCTTGGCTTCGGATCGCTGTTGATCGTTTATCTTATCATCGCGCTGGTGGCGGACTGATCGCCGCCAGCCATCTTTCCATCCTCATACAGGCCCGATCGGACAATCGTACTCACTCTCACACTCATGTCCAGGTTCACATAGCGGAAATTCCGCCGTCGAGTTTGAGTTCGGCGGCGGTCATGAAGCGGCTTTCGTCGCTTGCCAAATAGAGCACCCCGGCGGCGATGTCGTCGGGTTCCCCGACTCTGCCGAGCGGCACCTGCCGCGCGAGCTTGCCCATTACCACTTCCTTGTCGATCCCGGCATTTGCCGCCATTCCGTCCAGAATGGGCGTATCTACAAAGGTCGGATGGACCGAATTGCACCTGATATCCCAACCCTTTTTCGCGGCATGGAGCGCGACCGATTTGGTCAGCATCCAGACGGCCGCTTTCGATGCGTTGTAAGCGGGCATTGTATCGCTTGCGATCAGGCCGGCGATGGAACTGATGTTCACGATCGAGCCGGGCTGGTTGTCGGCCATCAGCGGCAGAGCGCGCTGGCAGCCGAGGAAGGCGCTGTCGACATTCACCGAAAATGCCAGCTTCCAGTCTTCGAAGCTGCAGGTTTCGATATTGCCCTTCACGCCGATCCCGGCATTGTTGACCAGCACCGACAACCCGCCCATTTGGTCGCGCGCCATTTCGATCGCAGCGTCCCAGTCTTCCGCATTCGTCACGTCGTGCTTCAGTGCGAATGCAGTACCAGCCCCCAGTTCTGAATTGAGTGCGGCTGCGGTTGCTTCGGCGCCTTCGCCATTGATATCTGTGCAAAGGACGCGCGCGCCTTCACGTGCCAGCATGGTCGCTTCCGCTGCGCCGAGCCCTTGCGCAGCCCCGGTTACCAGCGCCAGTTTTCCGGCCACGCGGCCTGCCTTGCGGTCAGTCATAATCCGTCTCCCAATATTGTTTGGCCGAGCGCGAGCAGGATACGCGTATCGATGCCCGCTCCGCGTACCCGTGCATCTGTAATGAAGTCCTCGATACCGTCCAATGGTACGCGGTGGACCGCTATGTTTTCGCCCGCGACCCCGCCGCCATCACCGACCTTGGTAAGGCCTTGCGCACGGACCAGCGTGAATGCTTCGCTGACCATGCCTGGGGAGGAGTAGAACTCGCCGCAATTCGTCAGGCGGGCGGCTCGGTAACCAGTTTCTTCTTCCAGTTCCCGTCCGGCTGCGGCAAGCGCAACTTCGCCTTCGCCGCCATCCTCGTCGCCGATCAAACCGGCGGGCAGTTCGATGCATGGCTTGCCGAGCGGGACCCGGTACTGTTCGACGAGCAATATGTGCCCATCTTCCACCGCCAGAATGACCGCAGCCCGAATGCCCCGAGCGCGGCCGACATATTCCCAGCGACCGCGCGTCTTGGCGGTTATGAATTTTCCCTGCCAGCGTATTTCTTCCGGCAGGTCTGCATCAGGATCGCGAAGGCCGTCTACCTGACCATGGGCAATGCCGTCGCCCTTTCCGAATGGCATCAGACTTCGATCAGCCGGTCGGGCAGTTCATTGGTGTCATCTTCCGCGCGTGGGAAATGCTCGGACAGGATTTGCCCGACATCGCGAACACCGGCAGCCATGCCTTCCGCAATGCGGCCCTGCTTTATCTCGACCAGCATGTCGGCCATCGCTTCCCCCCAGACTTCGGCGGAAACCTTTGCCGCGATCGGTTCGTCGGCCACGATTTCAGCGCGATGTTCGTGCATGGACAAGTAGATCAACACGCCGGTGCGGCCATGCGTGCGGCGTTCGGCACCGACCTTGAAATGGGTGATGGCACGGTCGTGCACGCGGGTGGTTTTGACGAGCCCGGGGATTAGCGCGAATTTCAGCGGCGTCCATAGTTGCAGGAGCCAGACCCCGACGAATTTCAGAATTCCCAAGGCGGTGACCAGCCCGATTATACCGCCAGTGCTCCAATCGGTGTTCCAGGCACCGATGATCCAGTTGACCTTGTCCAGGAAGAAGTCCGGAAAAACCGCCCAGACCGTCATCGCGGTAAACGCAGCGAGGGCGGACCAGGCGAGCGCAATGTCGCTGTAACCATCGCTTCGATCGGCCAGTACCGTGACGATTTCGCCGGACGTGGAAAGTTCTGCCTGCGATACGGCTTCGGTTACGATGCGGTGGCCTGTTTCGTCCAGATACGCCATCTACCAGCCCCCGCTCGCGCCGCCGCCACCGAAGCTGCCACCGCCGCCGGAGAAACCTCCGCCGCCAAAGCCGCCTCCGCCGAAACCACCCCCGAAACCTCCGCCGCCCCAGCCACCACGGCGGCTACCGCGCGTGGCCTGGTTGACCGCTTCCCACAGCAGGATGTCACCCACGGCACCGCCGACGCCGCGGCGGCGGTATTTGCGCCCCCGTTTGCCGCGCAGCAGTGGCAGGATGAAGAAGAAGAACAGGAAGCCGACCCAGATGATGGCATTGACCGGAATGCCGGCCCCTTCGCTGCGGGCCCGCTGCTCGCCGGCTTGCGCCGCGATGGCGCGCGCTTCCTCCTCGGGCAGGATAAGCTGTTCGATTATGGCGTCGGTCCCGGCCACGATACCGCCTGCAAAATCGTTTTCGCGAAAGCGGGGAAGGATGGTGTTTTGCACGATCAACCCGGAAAGCCCGTCGGTCAGCACCGGCTCTGCGCCGTAGCCCACTTCAATCCGAACCTTTTTGTCGTTGGGTGCGACCAGCAGGATGACGCCGTCGTCGCGCTCCTCGTCCCCGATGCCCCATTCGCGGCCCAGCCGGTATCCATAATCGGAGATCGGGTATCCGCCCAGATCGGGTATGGTCGCGACCACGAATTGCCGCTGCGACTGGGTTTCCAGAGCAGCTAACTTCGCGTCGATCTCCGCCTCTATATCTGCCGGGATAATGTCCGCTTCATCCACCACCCGCCCACTCAGCGCAGGAAACTCCTGCGCCGCGAGCGGCCCGGCGAGGCCGAGCGCGAGGCTCGCCACCAGCAGGCGAACGATGGATCGAAGGGCCATGGCCTCGCCCTTAGCTGTTGGGCGTCAGATCGAGTTCGGGCGCCTCTTCCGCACCTTCGGTCGTGGCTTCGTAAGGCACCATGGGTTCCGCACCGTGAATGATGTTCGCGCCGATCGTATCGGGGAAGGTGCGGATGGTGGTGTTATAATCGCGCACCGCATCGTTGTAATCCATGATCGAGATACGGATCTTGTTCTCGATGCCTTCCAGCTGGCTTTGCAGCATCACGAAGTTCTGGTTCGACTTGATGTCGGGGTAACGTTCGACATTCACCAATAACCGCCCGAGCCCCTGGCCGAGTTCAGCCTGCGCCGCGCGGAACTGTTCGACCTTCGCGGGATCGTTGAGATCGGATGCGTCGATATTGACGCTGGTGGCACGGCTACGCGCCTCGATCACATCGGTCAGGATCCCGCGCTCCCCCTCCTGCGCGCCGCGCGCGACTTCCGCGAGGTTGTTCACGAGATTGGAGCGCGCCTGGTAGGCCGCCTGAACGTCGGCCCATTTGGCCTTGGCGGCTTCTTCCTTGGTTGGGACGGAATTGATACCGCATGCGGAAATGGCGAGGGCCAGAAACCCTATGAACGCGGCTCTGACAGGTTTGACGAACGGCATGAATCTTCCTTCGATAAAAAGCTGTATTATGGGGATAGCACGGCTGGGCGGTGGTGCAAGCTGGGCGCACGCTTTTCTCACTCTTGCGCGGTTACTGCCAATTGCTAAGCGGGACAAAATCACGGGTTGGATATGGGGGCTTCGATGCTTGGCGAATTCAAGAAATTTATCGCGCGCGGCAATGTGCTGGACCTGGCGGTGGGCGTGGTAATCGGCGCGGCATTCGGCAAGATCGTGACCGCGCTCACAGAAAGCATGCTGATGCCGCTGATCGGCTGGGTGTTTGGCGATGTCGATTTCTCCAACTGGTTCGTTCTCCTGGGTACGATACCGGCTGAATATACGGGATCGCGCACTAATTACGCCGAACTGAAGGAGGCCGGGGTGGCGATGCTGGGTTATGGCGACTTCCTGACCCAGCTCGTGAACTTCGTCATCATCGCGTTCGCTCTGTTCCTGCTGTTGAAATCGGTGAACCGGGTGCTCGACGAGATACAGGAAAAGCAGGCGCAAACCGAAGACAGCTCAAAAAGCGACGAGGTTCCGACCGATCCGCAGCTCGACGTGTTGAAGAAAATATTGGCCGAATTGCGCGCCGATAGCGTTAAGGGCTGACGCACCTTGCACTGCTCACTTCACATTAACGCTGGAACGCTTATATAGAGAGAGCCGGTTTTGGCCGGATATGACGATAAAGTGCACTGTGTAATAGGCACAACGGACCCGGGGGCAGTACCCGGCGGCTCCACCAAAAGCGGCGGTTTTGCGCCGTTCCTGATGGGGCCGAACTAGGATCGACGTGTGTTGAAAGGCTTTGTTTTCGTTCGGGCTGAGTAACCCGTTTAAGGCTCACAAACCATAAGTGCAAATGACAATGAAGCACTCGCAATCGCCGCGTAATTTTAGGGCCTAACGGTCTGAATTTACAAAGCTAAAGCGCGGTTGGACACACCGGGCAACAGAAGTGTTACGGGGGCCCGGGGGGCCTAGCAACAGAACCCCCCACTCCTTTTCTGGGTCCCTGCGGGCGCAGGCCATCCGGCCTGCTTGCTTCCTCGCTCCCGCGGCCTTCGGCCACTTCGCTGCGGGCGGCCCGTTCGGGCCTTTGGTTTGCTCATCGCAAACGGGTCCTGCGCCAAGCCTGCAAGGTAGTCCCGGTTCCGGGTCACGGCAGTCCAGCGTGCGACCGCACGCCGGCCGGTAGGCCGGAAGCCTAAGAAAGCGCATGCGACCGCCGACGCTTGAGGCTACTACAAAAACTGGCAGCAATCGGTCACTTGACTGTGACGGGCTCCGGCTCATCCACTGCCCTATCCAACCCAGCTTCCAGCTTCAAACAATCCAGGATCTTCGCGCCTGCAAGAAACACCGCGCCGGTGCAGCACAGAAACATGAACCAGCCGAAATAGCCGGGAAACTGTGTGAGGTAATTCGCGCCGCGTTCGGTTGCGCCCAAAGCGAGCGCATAGATAATGAGATAGGCCTCCCACCGCGTCTTAATGACGAAAAGCCTTTTTATCTTCAGCAACATGAACGCCCCTTCTTAACCTTTTCGGTAGCAAGCACCGTGCCAGCGGCGCATTCGTGCGGCCGGCGAAGGTTAATGCAGGGGCGAGTGTAAGGGCCGCCGACAGAACGGCAAGGGCGTTAACCCTGAACAGCTTTGGTTAGCGAAGCTCGCCGAGATCCAGCAGATCGAGCAGGGCACCGCGCGCAGCACGGATCTTTCCTGCGAGCGCATCGGTGCCGACATCGGCAGGATCGATATGTTCGGGCCAATGAGCGTCGATGACCGCTTCCATAGCGTCCGCCTTATCGACATCCATCATGAAGCGCGCATCCACCGTCGCCGGGTCTGCAACGACGCGCAATCGCAGGCAGGCCGGACCGCCGCCATTGGACATCGATTGCCGCACATCGACCGGGATGACTTTGCGAATGGGACCGTTTCCTGCCTGCATCGTTTCGAGCCAATTCCACACCGGCTTACTTTCACGGCATTCGCTAGGCACGACGAGCGCCATTTCGCCTGTGGGCAAAGTCAGCAATTGGGCGTTGAACAGATAGGTACGTATCGCTTCCGCCAAAGACACCGCATCGGCAGGCACTTCCACGACTTCCAATGCCGGGAAGGCGGCGCGAATGGCGTCATAGGCGGCCTGCTGGTCGGCAAAGGCTTCCGCGTGGGTGAACAGCACGCGTTCGTTTGCGACCGACACCACATCATTGTGAAACGCACCGGCTTCGATGGCCGCAGGGTTCTGTTCGATAAAGACGCAAGCGGAAGGGTCGAGCCCGTGAAGGCGGGCCACGGCGCGGCTGGCCTGTTCGTGCTGGCGGGCGGGAAATTTGCCGCCCGGCCGGCCATAGACGAACACTTCCACACCTTGGGTATTATGGCCCTCGCAAAACCGCATGTGGTTGGCTGCACCCTCGTCCCCAAAGCTGGGTGGCACTGCATCGTGAACGACGAAATGCTCCGCGTCGGCGAAGGCAATGTCGAGCTGGCGTTTTGTCTCAGGCCATTCCTGCGCGCGGTGCAGCATGGTGACCAGATTTGCAGGCGTCAGGTGGCAGCGGCCGTCCACCGTATCGGGTGCGGGGCTCACGGTGGCGGCATTCGCGGTCCACATCGACGAGGCGGACCATGCTGCGGCGACCAGCGCGCGGTCGTTCACGGGATCGGGTGCCAGCGAAGCGACCAGCGCATCGTTGGGCCGGTCCAGCGGGGCCAGAAAACCCTGCGGCAGGCCGAGCGCCATGTTCGCGCGCATCTTGGCGATGCCCTGCAATGCGCCCGCGCGAGGGTATGACCGGTCGCCCTTGTTGGAAGTCGCCGCCAGATTGCCGAGGCTCAGCCCGGCATAATTATGGCTTGGGCCGACGATACCGTCGAAATTGATTTCCTGCAGCTTCCGGTCGGTCAACGCGCGACGCTCCATACGATATCGCCGGTCTTGACGCCCAGAGTTTCAGATGCTGCCCGATCGATCGCCACACCGCTATCGCGCAGTTCACGCATGGCGTAGCTGGAGCGGAAATCGCCGAGCTGCCCACTCGCTACCAACGCCCGTTCGCCAGAGTTTAGATCGGTAGCCACAATTGTAGCTTCCACCGCGCCGGCAACGCTCTTTACAGCATCGGTGCGGGCGATCATGGTCGGGCCGCCGTCGAAAATATCGACATAGCCTTCGAAAGCGAAGCCTTCCTTCTCCAGCATCCGCATCGCCGCGCGGCCGCTGGGGTGGGGCACGCCGATGGCCGTGCGCGCGCTTTCCTTCAACATGGCGACATAGACCGGATGTTTGGGCATCAAGTCCGCAATGAACTGGTTGCCGTTGATGGCGTTGAAATAGTCCGCTTCCTGAAAAGTCATGCCGAAGAAACGCCCGGCGACCCCGTCCCAGAATGGCGACCCGCCGCGTTCGTCGATGATACCGCGCAATTCCGCGATTACGCGGTCTGCAAAACGCTTCCGGTGCATGGCGATGAACAGATAGCGGCTGCGCGCCAGAAGCAATCCAAGTCCGCCCGCCCGCTCACCGGGGTGCAGGAACAGGCCGCCGACCTCGCTCGACCCTTCCAGATCGGTGGTCAGGCTCAACAATTCGGCGCGCACCGTGCGGTCCAGTTCCTGGCTATGCTGCGTCAGAGTGGACGTGCGGTAACTGTAAAACGGCCATTGCTGCCCGACCTGCGTCATCATCTGGCAGGTGCCGCGCACTGCGCCGGTCTCGGTGTTTTCGAGCACCAGCACGAACAGCTCGTCCGACAGCTCTTGCGTGTCGCGCCCGTAAGCCTTGCCGGTACGTTCAAGCTTGTCGGCTATGGCATCGCGGTCGGACGGAAGGTTGGTAAACCCTCCGCCGGTCAGCTTCGCCATTTCATACAAAGGCTCAAGATCGCCCTGACGGGCCGCACGCAGGCGAAAGCTCAAAATTTATCTCCGGTAGCGAGACGTTGTAATACGAGGGCGGACAATGCGGCGCGTTCTTTCAGGCTGGGGACAATCAGGAATTCATCAGACGAATGGATCGATCCGCCGCGCACGCCCATCGTGTCGACCACCGGCACGCCGCAGGCCGCGATGTTGTTGCCGTCGCACACGCCGCCAGTGGATTTCCATCCGATATCCTGGCCGAGCAGCGCACCGCATTCCTTGACCAGATCGAACAGTTTTTGCGCCTTGGCATCGACCTTCTTGGGCGGACGCGTGACGCCGCCATGGCGCGAAAGCCCGACTTCATGCTGCGCCTCAATATTGCGCAGCAAATCGTTCAATTCATTATCGAACCGCTCCATCGCATGCGTTGTCTTGGGACGGATGTTGAAGCGCAACACGGCATGGTCCGGCACGACATTGTTGGCGCTGCCGCCTTCGATCTTGGCAGGGTTTACAGTGATATCCTCACCCGCCATCTCGGTAAGGCGCAGCACCAGATCGGACAGCGCAACGATGGCGTTGCGCCCATCCTGCGGATTGCGTCCGGCATGGGCGGACTTGCCGCTGGCAGTGATCGAGTAATTGCCGGTCCCGCCGCGTTCATGCGCCAGCGTTCCATCGGGCAGGGCGCTGGGTTCATAAGTCAGCGCTGCCGCCTTGCCGCCTGCCAGACGGGCGATCAGGTCGGACGATGCGAGACTGCCTGTCTCTTCGTCGGAATTGATCATGATGTCATATCCAACACGGCCTGAAACGGGGCTGCGCTCGAATGCGAGCAGCGCGTGCAGCATGACCGACAGTCCGCCTTTCATATCCGCTACTCCGGGACCGTTCAGCGTTTCGTCGTCCAGCCATTGCTGGTCCTGGAACGGGTGATCGGCAGGAAACACCGTGTCCATGTGGCCGGTCAGTATGAAGCGCCGCTGCGTCTGCGGGCGTACGCGCATGACGAGGTGCTTGCCGAACTGGCGTTCATATTCGCGGCCGCGGTCATCGATGGCGGTGACGGGGGCCGGTTCCACCAGCTCGATCTCGCCCGGCAGCGCAGCAAACGCATCCGCCAGCGCATGCGCCTGCCGTTCCAGGCCGGCAAGGTTGCCTGTGCCCGAATTGATTGCGCTCCAGCCCTGTACCTGTTCAAGCATCGCGGGTGCATCGATAGAGTCGATCAGCGCGGCGTCGACGCTGCCCAGCGCGGTAATCTGTGGCTCATTTTCCATGCCCGCAGCCTTAGCCGCGCATCTGGTCAAGTCCAAGCCGGCGGTGCGGCAAACCCCAATTGAATTGCAAAGCTGGCTGCACCCCGCCATATATGCCGCTCCTCCCCGGGACCGACATTGCCAACCCATACGCGCGCCAAGCGCCGTCCCACTCTGGAGTTTCCATGCCCGATTACACCAACCGTGCCAGCCTGCGGGTCGATCCGTCGCTTGCCGCCTTTATCGAGGCTGAAATTCTCCCGCCGATCGAGCAGGATGCGGATGTGTTCTGGAAGAGTTTTGCCGATCTGCTGGCAGACTTCGCCCCGCGCAATCGGGCCTTGCTCGAACGGCGCGAAAGCCTGCAGTCGCAAATCGATGCCTGGCACCGGGAACGCAAGGGCCAGCCGCATGACACGTCGGCGTATCAGAACTTCCTGCGGGAGATCGGCTATCTTGTGGAAGAGCCGGGCGATTTCACGATTGGCACCCAAAACGTCGATGCCGAAATCGCCACGATGGCCGGACCGCAGTTGGTGGTTCCGGTATTGAACGCGCGCTTCCTGCTGAACGCGGCGAATGCCCGGTGGGGCAGTCTGTACGATGCGCTTTACGGGACCGACGCGCTGGATGCGCCGCCCGCCAAACCGGGCGGTTACGACCAGAAGCGCGGTGATGCTGTAATTTCAGAAGGGCGCAAGTTCCTCGACGAAACATTGCCTTTGGCGTCTGGCAGCTGGTCCGATCTGACGGACATCGCAGACGCAAAGCTTGCCGATCCAGGCCAATATGTCGGCACGACCGAACGCGGCTTTCTTTATCGGCACAACGGCCTGCATATCGACGTGCAGGTTGACCGCACAACCCCGGTTGGCGAAACCGATCGCGCGGGTATTTCCGACATCGTGCTGGAATCAGCACTCACGACGATCGTCGATCTCGAAGACTCGGTTGCCGCGGTCGATGCCAAGGACAAGCAGCTCGCCTATCGCAATTGGCTCGGCGTAATCCGCGGCGATTTGGAAGAAAGCTTCGAAAAGGGTGGCCGGACCATGACCCGCGAATTGGCGGGCAACAAAGCGGTCACTTTGCCAGACGGGACGCAAGCGGAACTGCCTGGTCGGTCGGTACTATTCGTTCGGAATGTGGGCCATTTGATGACCAATCCCGCAATCCTGCTGTCCGACGGGTCGGAAATCCCTGAAGGCATTATGGACGCGGTGCTCACCAGCGCCATCTCTACGCAGGATGTGCGCGGTTTCACCCGCTACGGTAATAGCCGACCCTCGTCAGGCAAGGCTTCGATCTACATCGTGAAGCCCAAGATGCACGGGCCGGAAGAATGCGCGTTCACTAACGACTTGTTCGATGCAGTGGAGGATATGCTCGCGCTGGACCGCCACACGATCAAGGTCGGCGTGATGGACGAAGAACGGCGGACCTCCGCCAATCTGGGGGCCTGCATCCACGCGGTGCGCGATCGAATCGTGTTCATCAACACCGGCTTCCTCGACCGGACGGGTGACGAGATTCACACATCGATGGAAGCGGGCCCGATGGTCCGCAAGGCAGAGATGAAGTCCGCCGACTGGCTCGGCGCTTATGAGGCGCGCAATGTCGGTATCGGCTTGCGTCACGGTCTGTCAGGCCGTGCACAGATCGGTAAGGGTATGTGGCCTGCGCCGGACCTGATGGGAAAGATGATGACCGAAAAGATCGGCCATTTGCGGTCCGGGGCGAACACAGCCTGGGTTCCGTCGCCCACCGCTGCGACGTTGCACGCGATCCATTACCACCGCGAGAACGTATTCGAACTGCAGCAGGGGTTGGGGGAGGTGCCGGGCCTCGACAAGCTGCTGACCATTCCAGTCGCCACCGGCACAAACTGGAGCGAAGAGGAACTGCGCGAGGAATTGGACAACAACGCGCAAGGGTTGCTGGGCTACGTGGTTCGCTGGGTGGAACACGGGGTCGGTTGTTCCAAGGTTCCGGATCTAGACGATGTCGGGCTGATGGAAGACCGCGCGACGCTGCGCATTTCCTCGCAACATATGGCGAACTGGTTGCATCACGGCGTGGTCACCCGCGATCAGGTGATGGACAGCCTCCAACGCATGGC of the Alteripontixanthobacter maritimus genome contains:
- the recF gene encoding DNA replication/repair protein RecF (All proteins in this family for which functions are known are DNA-binding proteins that assist the filamentation of RecA onto DNA for the initiation of recombination or recombinational repair.); amino-acid sequence: MALTQISLARFRNHSATTLDDTRRFNLLIGENGAGKTNVLEAISLLAPGRGLRRAMLPDMAEQRGAGGFAVGATLQTDDGGDPVRLGTQTEAAQPTRRLVRINSAAASALALGEWLSLSWLTPAMDRLFTDSAGARRRFLDRMALALDPAHAGHASRYEAALRERNRLLSDAQDRGQPADPQWLSAVEPRLAEHGAMLAQGRARLVGALMEALSALPAEPFARPALTLVPGGPIIREELIAALATNRPQDQRAGRTLIGPHRDELEVRMAASGEADHSAGMEAARCSTGEQKAMLIAITLAHAELAARGRPSLLLLDEVAAHLDPVRRTALFARLREGGAQVWLTGTESAPFADILEEAAVWRVGNGVVERV
- a CDS encoding PspC domain-containing protein, encoding MNQLNHNAGGGAPSDRTGSNSHRFTLDKRNAKLAGVCSGIARYFEVDATMVRIGFVAGTLLGFGSLLIVYLIIALVAD
- a CDS encoding SDR family oxidoreductase yields the protein MTDRKAGRVAGKLALVTGAAQGLGAAEATMLAREGARVLCTDINGEGAEATAAALNSELGAGTAFALKHDVTNAEDWDAAIEMARDQMGGLSVLVNNAGIGVKGNIETCSFEDWKLAFSVNVDSAFLGCQRALPLMADNQPGSIVNISSIAGLIASDTMPAYNASKAAVWMLTKSVALHAAKKGWDIRCNSVHPTFVDTPILDGMAANAGIDKEVVMGKLARQVPLGRVGEPDDIAAGVLYLASDESRFMTAAELKLDGGISAM
- a CDS encoding NUDIX hydrolase yields the protein MPFGKGDGIAHGQVDGLRDPDADLPEEIRWQGKFITAKTRGRWEYVGRARGIRAAVILAVEDGHILLVEQYRVPLGKPCIELPAGLIGDEDGGEGEVALAAAGRELEEETGYRAARLTNCGEFYSSPGMVSEAFTLVRAQGLTKVGDGGGVAGENIAVHRVPLDGIEDFITDARVRGAGIDTRILLALGQTILGDGL
- a CDS encoding TPM domain-containing protein, producing the protein MAYLDETGHRIVTEAVSQAELSTSGEIVTVLADRSDGYSDIALAWSALAAFTAMTVWAVFPDFFLDKVNWIIGAWNTDWSTGGIIGLVTALGILKFVGVWLLQLWTPLKFALIPGLVKTTRVHDRAITHFKVGAERRTHGRTGVLIYLSMHEHRAEIVADEPIAAKVSAEVWGEAMADMLVEIKQGRIAEGMAAGVRDVGQILSEHFPRAEDDTNELPDRLIEV
- a CDS encoding TPM domain-containing protein, translated to MALRSIVRLLVASLALGLAGPLAAQEFPALSGRVVDEADIIPADIEAEIDAKLAALETQSQRQFVVATIPDLGGYPISDYGYRLGREWGIGDEERDDGVILLVAPNDKKVRIEVGYGAEPVLTDGLSGLIVQNTILPRFRENDFAGGIVAGTDAIIEQLILPEEEARAIAAQAGEQRARSEGAGIPVNAIIWVGFLFFFFILPLLRGKRGRKYRRRGVGGAVGDILLWEAVNQATRGSRRGGWGGGGFGGGFGGGGFGGGGFSGGGGSFGGGGASGGW
- a CDS encoding LemA family protein, whose product is MPFVKPVRAAFIGFLALAISACGINSVPTKEEAAKAKWADVQAAYQARSNLVNNLAEVARGAQEGERGILTDVIEARSRATSVNIDASDLNDPAKVEQFRAAQAELGQGLGRLLVNVERYPDIKSNQNFVMLQSQLEGIENKIRISIMDYNDAVRDYNTTIRTFPDTIGANIIHGAEPMVPYEATTEGAEEAPELDLTPNS
- the mscL gene encoding large conductance mechanosensitive channel protein MscL — translated: MLGEFKKFIARGNVLDLAVGVVIGAAFGKIVTALTESMLMPLIGWVFGDVDFSNWFVLLGTIPAEYTGSRTNYAELKEAGVAMLGYGDFLTQLVNFVIIAFALFLLLKSVNRVLDEIQEKQAQTEDSSKSDEVPTDPQLDVLKKILAELRADSVKG
- a CDS encoding N-succinylarginine dihydrolase translates to MTDRKLQEINFDGIVGPSHNYAGLSLGNLAATSNKGDRSYPRAGALQGIAKMRANMALGLPQGFLAPLDRPNDALVASLAPDPVNDRALVAAAWSASSMWTANAATVSPAPDTVDGRCHLTPANLVTMLHRAQEWPETKRQLDIAFADAEHFVVHDAVPPSFGDEGAANHMRFCEGHNTQGVEVFVYGRPGGKFPARQHEQASRAVARLHGLDPSACVFIEQNPAAIEAGAFHNDVVSVANERVLFTHAEAFADQQAAYDAIRAAFPALEVVEVPADAVSLAEAIRTYLFNAQLLTLPTGEMALVVPSECRESKPVWNWLETMQAGNGPIRKVIPVDVRQSMSNGGGPACLRLRVVADPATVDARFMMDVDKADAMEAVIDAHWPEHIDPADVGTDALAGKIRAARGALLDLLDLGELR
- a CDS encoding arginine N-succinyltransferase, with translation MSFRLRAARQGDLEPLYEMAKLTGGGFTNLPSDRDAIADKLERTGKAYGRDTQELSDELFVLVLENTETGAVRGTCQMMTQVGQQWPFYSYRTSTLTQHSQELDRTVRAELLSLTTDLEGSSEVGGLFLHPGERAGGLGLLLARSRYLFIAMHRKRFADRVIAELRGIIDERGGSPFWDGVAGRFFGMTFQEADYFNAINGNQFIADLMPKHPVYVAMLKESARTAIGVPHPSGRAAMRMLEKEGFAFEGYVDIFDGGPTMIARTDAVKSVAGAVEATIVATDLNSGERALVASGQLGDFRSSYAMRELRDSGVAIDRAASETLGVKTGDIVWSVAR
- a CDS encoding hydrolase; protein product: MENEPQITALGSVDAALIDSIDAPAMLEQVQGWSAINSGTGNLAGLERQAHALADAFAALPGEIELVEPAPVTAIDDRGREYERQFGKHLVMRVRPQTQRRFILTGHMDTVFPADHPFQDQQWLDDETLNGPGVADMKGGLSVMLHALLAFERSPVSGRVGYDIMINSDEETGSLASSDLIARLAGGKAAALTYEPSALPDGTLAHERGGTGNYSITASGKSAHAGRNPQDGRNAIVALSDLVLRLTEMAGEDITVNPAKIEGGSANNVVPDHAVLRFNIRPKTTHAMERFDNELNDLLRNIEAQHEVGLSRHGGVTRPPKKVDAKAQKLFDLVKECGALLGQDIGWKSTGGVCDGNNIAACGVPVVDTMGVRGGSIHSSDEFLIVPSLKERAALSALVLQRLATGDKF